The Myxococcales bacterium genome has a segment encoding these proteins:
- the mce gene encoding methylmalonyl-CoA epimerase — translation MIKVKRINHVSIAVPQLAEGRTALALLGLRASSDEHVAEQETDTCFLHSEEGETAIELIAPAGNASLGRFLDRRGPGLHHVSLEVENLADTLVHLKAAGVALIDERPRVGAHGHLVAFLHPRATGGVLFELCQCDSGDTSS, via the coding sequence ATGATCAAAGTCAAGCGGATCAACCACGTCTCCATCGCCGTTCCGCAGCTCGCCGAAGGCCGCACCGCGCTTGCGCTTCTCGGCCTGCGGGCAAGCTCCGACGAGCACGTGGCCGAGCAGGAGACTGACACGTGCTTCCTGCACAGCGAGGAGGGCGAGACCGCGATCGAACTCATCGCCCCTGCCGGAAACGCCTCGCTCGGCCGCTTTCTCGATCGCCGCGGCCCCGGACTTCACCACGTCTCCCTCGAGGTGGAAAACCTGGCTGACACCCTGGTTCACCTCAAGGCCGCCGGCGTGGCCCTCATCGACGAACGCCCCCGTGTGGGCGCCCACGGTCACCTCGTGGCCTTTCTTCACCCCCGCGCGACAGGCGGGGTTTTGTTCGAGCTTTGCCAATGCGACTCAGGAGACACCTCATCGTGA
- a CDS encoding TIGR04551 family protein — protein MRFALGFAVAALSAGEALAQYGGPGMMPGMPQGHRPGTGGGGDDGRPEGPAEAAPDADRDDDELAPLAPMLEAERRRTQLVELDGYFRFRTDWLHQLHLGQGYVVPDGQAEPDGTPPFPTPLECGLVAGKCGTKTLGSANLRLRLEPTVNVSDQVRVMAQIDVLDNTIAGSTPDSLVQTNRLAQGTGAAPLPVLYNTQYPPDVGRNGWGSSVQAKRAWGEIDSEFGSIRFGRMPWHFGRGLMFNNGNCLDCDIGTTVDRVMALSMLWGHEVAVAWDYGAQGHTSNMSTLGVQDPFGTPFDLSQKDDVFQLMAALSRRDDPERFRFKAARGELALNYAAQLVYRNNSGASRPLETDTAANPETPTDGQAFSPGELSRPEVYVQNVNAYVFIPSVWFKLGWRALTVEFEADAMLGKIGNPGDLNVDNRSLSIQQLGWVFASDLALFKNALYLGLETGGASGDRAEPQLGNGNNTYLNYRWRQVQQQAGDNNLTNFHFSPDYHVDQILFRRIFGTVTNAIYVKPQIAYWLTIAEQRQLGLTASVIYSAAAVRLGTPGDARNLGLEMNVGLTYRNPADRFFAGLTWAVLWPFAALNRPSNENDQPWPRGTLEDASSAQVIRGFLGIQF, from the coding sequence GTGAGGTTCGCGCTCGGGTTTGCCGTGGCCGCCCTTTCCGCCGGGGAGGCGCTGGCCCAGTACGGTGGCCCGGGCATGATGCCGGGCATGCCACAGGGCCATCGCCCCGGTACCGGGGGTGGGGGCGACGACGGGCGCCCCGAAGGTCCGGCCGAGGCTGCCCCTGATGCGGACCGCGACGACGACGAGCTCGCGCCCCTGGCGCCGATGCTCGAAGCGGAACGCCGCCGCACCCAGCTCGTCGAGTTGGATGGCTACTTCCGCTTCCGCACGGATTGGTTGCATCAGCTGCACCTCGGCCAGGGATATGTCGTGCCTGACGGGCAAGCAGAGCCCGATGGTACCCCGCCCTTCCCGACGCCGCTCGAGTGCGGCCTCGTGGCCGGCAAGTGCGGCACGAAGACCTTGGGTTCCGCGAACCTGCGGCTTCGTCTCGAACCCACGGTCAACGTAAGCGATCAGGTCCGCGTGATGGCGCAGATCGACGTGCTCGACAACACCATCGCCGGCTCCACCCCCGATTCTCTGGTGCAGACGAATCGGCTGGCTCAGGGCACGGGCGCCGCACCCCTCCCCGTTCTGTACAACACGCAATACCCGCCCGACGTGGGCCGCAACGGCTGGGGTTCGAGCGTGCAGGCCAAGCGGGCCTGGGGAGAGATTGACAGCGAATTCGGCAGCATCCGTTTCGGCCGTATGCCCTGGCACTTTGGGCGGGGGTTGATGTTCAACAACGGAAACTGTCTCGACTGTGACATCGGTACCACCGTCGATCGCGTCATGGCGCTGTCGATGCTGTGGGGACACGAAGTGGCCGTGGCCTGGGACTACGGCGCTCAGGGCCACACGTCCAACATGAGCACCCTCGGCGTGCAAGATCCCTTCGGTACGCCCTTCGACCTCTCCCAAAAAGACGACGTGTTTCAGCTCATGGCGGCTCTTTCCCGCCGCGACGACCCCGAACGCTTCCGCTTCAAAGCCGCCCGCGGCGAGCTGGCGCTCAACTACGCGGCCCAGCTCGTGTACCGCAACAACAGCGGCGCCAGCCGCCCGCTCGAAACCGACACGGCAGCCAACCCCGAGACGCCCACCGATGGGCAGGCCTTTAGCCCCGGCGAACTGTCGCGGCCGGAGGTCTACGTACAAAACGTAAACGCGTACGTCTTCATCCCCAGCGTCTGGTTCAAGCTGGGCTGGCGCGCGTTGACCGTAGAGTTCGAGGCTGACGCCATGCTGGGCAAGATCGGAAACCCCGGGGACCTGAACGTCGACAATCGCTCGCTCTCCATCCAACAACTGGGATGGGTGTTCGCCAGCGACCTGGCGCTCTTCAAAAACGCCCTCTACCTGGGCCTCGAAACGGGTGGCGCCAGCGGCGACCGCGCTGAACCCCAGCTGGGGAACGGCAACAATACTTATCTTAACTACCGATGGCGTCAGGTCCAGCAACAGGCGGGGGACAACAACCTCACCAACTTCCATTTCTCCCCCGACTACCACGTCGACCAGATCCTGTTCCGCCGCATTTTCGGGACCGTGACGAACGCCATCTACGTCAAGCCCCAGATTGCCTACTGGCTCACGATCGCCGAACAAAGGCAACTCGGACTCACTGCCTCGGTCATCTACAGCGCGGCGGCCGTTCGTTTGGGAACACCGGGCGACGCACGGAACCTGGGCCTGGAGATGAACGTGGGCCTGACCTACCGGAACCCCGCCGATCGTTTTTTCGCAGGGCTTACGTGGGCCGTGCTCTGGCCGTTTGCGGCTTTGAACCGACCGTCCAATGAGAATGACCAACCCTGGCCCCGCGGCACCCTGGAGGATGCCTCCAGTGCACAAGTGATACGCGGGTTCCTCGGCATTCAATTCTAA
- a CDS encoding cytochrome C oxidase subunit IV family protein — protein sequence MSNANQTAQHAGHDDHGIGGYVKVFVALLVLTGVTVWTAKMDFGAFNIVVAMVVATIKATLVVLFFMHLWDEGPVNRLIFVVSILFVGVMMAFTFGDLMFRNTGMLPNGGPQKPGTVIIKSAAGEGSAHH from the coding sequence GTGTCCAACGCGAATCAAACGGCTCAACACGCAGGTCATGACGACCACGGCATTGGCGGCTACGTCAAGGTGTTCGTGGCGCTGTTGGTCTTGACGGGGGTGACGGTGTGGACGGCCAAGATGGATTTCGGGGCCTTCAACATCGTGGTGGCGATGGTGGTGGCCACGATCAAGGCCACCCTGGTGGTGCTCTTCTTCATGCACCTGTGGGACGAAGGCCCGGTGAACCGGCTCATCTTCGTCGTGTCGATTCTCTTTGTGGGGGTCATGATGGCATTTACTTTCGGGGACCTCATGTTCCGAAACACGGGAATGCTTCCTAACGGCGGACCGCAGAAGCCGGGAACGGTCATCATCAAGAGCGCAGCAGGCGAGGGTTCAGCTCACCACTGA